Within Winogradskyella helgolandensis, the genomic segment AACGCAATCCTTTTCTAGCGACTATTTGTCCGTCATCTGGAGTGTCTTTTCCCGCTAACATTTTAAGGATGGATGTTTTTCCACTTCCATTTTTAGCCACAAAAGCAATTTTTTGATCTTTATGGATGCTGAAAGACAAATTTTTAAAGAGCACTAGCTCTCCAAATGATTTTGATATATTTTCTACGTTGAGGTAATTCAAACTGTTTTTTTTACAAAGAACGGAAATAAACCAAAAAGAATACTAATAGTTTTGATATTACTATTGATACATTATATTTGTCTTCAAAGATTCGTTGTATATATGAAGCCTATTAAGCTTTTAATTATTTTGTTGTGTTGTGTGGTTATTTCATCTTGTATCCCTCATAAAGACACTATTTATTTGCAGGTAAAAGAGAATGCTATCAATGATACTATTCCAAATAATCTTGTTGAAATTCAGAAACCCTATCGTGTACAAGTAAACGATATATTGAATATTCGCGTCAAGGCACTCGATCAAGAAACGGTCACTATTTTAAACCCGACAGGAGAAGGTAGTTTAAGTGCTAGTAGTGCTGAGCGTGCTTTTTTTGATGGTTTTACCGTAGATGTGCATGGCAATGTTAGAATTCCAACTCTAGGTTATCTGAATGTTTTAGGATTTACCACGGAAGAGATTGAGAAAAAGATAGAAGAACAGCTTTTAAAAGAGCAGTTTAAAGAAACTGCTAATATTTTTGTGACCGTAAAACTTGCGGGATTACGCTATACCGCTAATGGAGAAGTTGGCTCACCTGGAAGTCAGGTTTTGTTTACAGATCGAGTCAATATATTTGAAGCCATTGCTAATGTAGGGGAGATTCCTGTAACAGGTAATAAAAAAGATGTTAAAATTATTAGACAATATCCGCAAGGTCAAAAAATACATAGTTTGGATTTAACAGATATTAAGGTGATGCAATCTCCCTATTATTATATACAACCCAATGATATTATTTATGTAGAACCCTTAAAGCAAAAGTCGCTTGGGACTGGTGAGACGGCGCTCTCTAGTATTGCTGCGATAGCTTCCTTACTTTCTTTATTGACTACAGGTATTTTACTTTATTCAAGACTATAATATACTTATGAAAGATTATGACGATTTAGAAGACCAAGATTCACAAAATATAAGTTTTGATTTTAGAGGTTATCTTTTTAAAGTATTAAATCTATGGAAATTTGTGTTGATATGTATTGGAACTGCGATGTTAATTGCATACTTTATCAACGCAAGAAAGCAAAATGTTTACCGCTTAGATTCTTTAATTTCTATAGAAAACGATCAGAATCCATTTTTTACGGCTAATACTAGTATATCCTTTAATTGGGGAGGGACTTCTGGGAAAGTAGGTAAAGTAATGACTGCTATAAAAACACGTACACACAATGAAATCGTTGTGGATTCCCTTCAATATTATATGGATTACCTAGAAGAAGGTAAATACCGAAAAATTGATATTTATAAAAGTGCGCCTTTTGAATTTATTATTGATAAATCTAAAGCTCAGGTATTGAACTATCCGGTTGGGATACGGTTTTTAAATGCTAATGAATTTG encodes:
- a CDS encoding polysaccharide biosynthesis/export family protein; protein product: MKPIKLLIILLCCVVISSCIPHKDTIYLQVKENAINDTIPNNLVEIQKPYRVQVNDILNIRVKALDQETVTILNPTGEGSLSASSAERAFFDGFTVDVHGNVRIPTLGYLNVLGFTTEEIEKKIEEQLLKEQFKETANIFVTVKLAGLRYTANGEVGSPGSQVLFTDRVNIFEAIANVGEIPVTGNKKDVKIIRQYPQGQKIHSLDLTDIKVMQSPYYYIQPNDIIYVEPLKQKSLGTGETALSSIAAIASLLSLLTTGILLYSRL